One part of the Methylobacterium mesophilicum SR1.6/6 genome encodes these proteins:
- a CDS encoding flagellar biosynthesis repressor FlbT, whose translation MPLRLELKPFERLIINGALLRNGDRRSSFLIETQCKFLRESEIITETEADTGCKQLHLTLTVIYLADDPAPGIDLFFRQATDLIRQAPAAAPQVAAIAEAVEAGEFYRALKLSRKLVEWENSGANPPDDSPPPADS comes from the coding sequence ATGCCCCTCCGACTGGAACTCAAGCCCTTCGAACGGCTGATCATCAACGGCGCGCTACTGCGCAATGGCGACCGCCGGTCGAGCTTCCTGATCGAAACCCAATGCAAGTTCCTCCGCGAGAGCGAGATCATCACGGAGACGGAAGCCGATACGGGCTGCAAGCAGCTCCACCTGACCTTGACGGTGATCTACCTCGCCGATGATCCGGCGCCGGGAATCGACCTGTTCTTCCGCCAGGCCACGGACCTGATCCGGCAGGCGCCCGCGGCCGCTCCGCAGGTCGCAGCCATCGCGGAGGCCGTCGAGGCCGGCGAGTTCTACCGGGCGCTCAAGCTCAGCCGCAAACTCGTGGAATGGGAGAATTCCGGCGCGAACCCACCGGACGACAGTCCGCCGCCGGCCGATTCGTGA
- the flaF gene encoding flagellar biosynthesis regulator FlaF gives MNNAANAYAKTAHSALTPREAESALLLKAAQRLIGASQGLAAGETGHLNEALSYNQRVWTLLSSEATADENPLPVDVKQGVGRLGVYVLRTCVDAMIAPTPEKIATLVSINNHIAAGLQGNPG, from the coding sequence ATGAACAACGCCGCCAACGCCTATGCCAAGACCGCACACAGCGCGCTGACGCCGCGCGAGGCCGAATCCGCTCTCCTGCTCAAGGCCGCGCAGCGCCTGATCGGCGCCAGCCAGGGGCTCGCCGCAGGTGAGACCGGGCATCTTAACGAGGCCCTGTCATACAACCAGCGCGTCTGGACACTGCTCAGCTCCGAGGCGACGGCCGACGAAAATCCGCTGCCCGTCGACGTCAAGCAGGGTGTGGGTCGCCTGGGCGTGTACGTGCTGCGAACCTGCGTCGACGCGATGATCGCACCGACCCCGGAGAAGATCGCGACGCTCGTGTCGATCAACAACCACATCGCGGCCGGTCTGCAGGGCAATCCGGGCTGA
- a CDS encoding metallophosphoesterase family protein, with protein sequence MTIFFTADTHFGDQRALRFDHRPYPDLAAHDAGLIAAWNANVSPGDTVWHLGDFALGPSGARIREILDGLNGEKHLIVGNNDGSETLTAPGWASIRHYAELEVEGRMVVLCHYAFRTWNGMSRGALNLHGHSHGKLKPMPKQYDVGVDPMGPVPVTVSAILASRRRRKS encoded by the coding sequence GTGACCATCTTCTTCACGGCCGACACGCATTTCGGCGACCAGCGGGCGCTGCGGTTCGATCACCGGCCCTATCCCGATCTCGCGGCCCACGACGCCGGCCTGATCGCGGCCTGGAACGCCAATGTCTCGCCCGGCGACACGGTCTGGCACCTCGGCGACTTTGCCCTCGGCCCGAGCGGCGCGCGGATCCGCGAGATCCTCGACGGGCTGAACGGCGAGAAGCACTTGATCGTCGGCAACAACGACGGATCCGAGACGCTGACGGCGCCGGGCTGGGCCTCGATCCGCCACTACGCGGAACTGGAGGTGGAGGGTCGGATGGTGGTGCTCTGCCATTACGCGTTCCGGACCTGGAACGGCATGAGCCGCGGCGCTCTCAACCTGCACGGTCACAGCCACGGCAAGCTCAAGCCGATGCCGAAGCAGTACGATGTCGGCGTCGACCCGATGGGGCCCGTCCCTGTCACCGTATCGGCAATCCTCGCCTCCCGGCGACGCCGGAAGAGCTGA
- a CDS encoding cytochrome c biogenesis CcdA family protein — MLGTMGFAFLAGLLSLLSPCVLPLVPIVLGTAASEHRLGPVALAAGLAIAFTAIGLFVATIGFAIGLDGDVFRRVGAVLLMILGLVLMLPRLQAQVATAAGPVGAWAEARFGGVGSVGLSGQFAVGLLLGAAWSPCVGPTLGAASLMAARGEQLGSVAVTMLAFGIGAALPLVLLGFASREALMRWRGGLAAAGRTVKAGLGMVMVVLGVLVLTGLDKRAEAALVAASPDWLTAATTRY; from the coding sequence ATGCTGGGGACGATGGGCTTCGCGTTCCTGGCCGGCCTCCTGTCGTTGCTCTCCCCCTGCGTCCTGCCTCTGGTGCCGATCGTGCTCGGCACGGCGGCCTCTGAGCATCGGCTCGGACCGGTGGCGCTGGCGGCCGGCCTGGCGATCGCATTCACCGCGATCGGGCTGTTCGTGGCGACGATCGGCTTCGCCATCGGACTCGACGGCGACGTCTTCCGCCGGGTCGGCGCAGTCCTCCTGATGATCCTGGGCCTCGTGCTGATGCTGCCGCGGCTCCAAGCTCAGGTCGCAACCGCGGCCGGACCCGTGGGCGCCTGGGCCGAGGCGCGTTTCGGCGGCGTCGGTTCCGTGGGCCTGTCGGGCCAGTTCGCCGTCGGGCTGCTGCTCGGCGCGGCCTGGAGTCCCTGCGTCGGCCCGACCCTCGGGGCCGCCTCGCTGATGGCGGCGCGGGGCGAGCAGCTCGGGAGCGTCGCCGTCACGATGCTGGCCTTCGGGATCGGGGCGGCCCTGCCGCTGGTGCTGCTCGGCTTCGCCTCTCGCGAGGCGCTGATGCGCTGGCGCGGCGGCCTCGCGGCGGCGGGCCGGACCGTGAAGGCCGGCCTCGGCATGGTCATGGTGGTGCTCGGCGTGCTGGTCCTGACGGGACTGGACAAGCGCGCGGAAGCCGCCCTGGTCGCGGCCTCGCCGGACTGGCTCACCGCCGCCACGACGCGCTACTGA